A single window of Flammeovirga agarivorans DNA harbors:
- a CDS encoding cytochrome ubiquinol oxidase subunit I translates to MDVEILSRIQFAFTVSFHYIYPPLSIGIGLMLVISEGMFLKTGIKNYEILTRFWTKIFALTFGIGVATGIVMEFEFGTNWATYSRYVGDIFGSALAAEGIFAFALESSFLGILLFGWNKVKPITHFFATVGVFLGSMFSAIWIVVANSWQQTPAGYHIVGEGMEARAEITDFWAMVFNPSSVERILHVWVGAFLAGAFLFISVHAYYLVRDRHEEISKLGIKIGLAAATVFSLVQLFLGHLSADGVAENQPAKLAAFEGHYHSEDPADLYLFGWVDQESKEVYGIKVPGGLSFLLYQNFDTRVKGLDAFDENDQPTQINAIFQFYHLMVGIGMMLIGLSLIGSFLLWKNQLYNHKWLLWIFVFAVILPQLANQFGWFAAEMGRQPWVVYGLLRTSDALSRSVRAEQVLFSLIMFTFIYTLLFALFIYLLNKKIKHGPDDSELIDHRIHQKDINNFYSKD, encoded by the coding sequence ATGGATGTAGAAATATTATCTCGTATTCAATTCGCCTTTACAGTATCCTTTCATTATATCTATCCCCCATTGAGTATAGGTATCGGTTTGATGCTGGTCATCTCAGAAGGCATGTTCCTAAAAACAGGAATCAAAAATTATGAAATTCTCACTAGATTTTGGACCAAAATATTTGCACTTACTTTTGGTATTGGTGTAGCTACCGGTATCGTTATGGAGTTTGAGTTTGGGACAAACTGGGCCACCTATTCTAGGTATGTAGGTGATATTTTCGGTTCTGCACTTGCTGCCGAAGGTATTTTCGCTTTTGCTTTAGAAAGTAGCTTCCTTGGAATATTACTTTTTGGTTGGAATAAAGTAAAACCTATCACTCACTTTTTCGCCACAGTGGGTGTTTTTCTTGGTTCTATGTTCTCTGCCATTTGGATTGTGGTCGCAAATAGTTGGCAGCAAACACCTGCTGGTTATCATATAGTTGGAGAAGGTATGGAAGCTAGAGCAGAAATCACTGACTTCTGGGCAATGGTATTTAACCCTTCTAGTGTTGAACGTATTCTTCATGTGTGGGTCGGAGCTTTTTTAGCTGGAGCATTCTTATTTATAAGTGTACATGCCTATTACTTAGTAAGAGATAGACACGAAGAGATTTCTAAACTAGGTATAAAAATTGGCCTTGCAGCTGCTACTGTTTTCTCCTTAGTTCAATTATTCTTGGGGCACCTTTCTGCTGACGGAGTTGCAGAAAATCAACCCGCAAAATTAGCCGCATTCGAAGGACATTATCATTCTGAGGACCCCGCTGATTTGTATTTATTTGGTTGGGTAGATCAAGAAAGTAAAGAAGTCTATGGTATTAAAGTGCCAGGAGGGTTGTCTTTCCTGTTGTATCAAAACTTTGATACCCGAGTGAAAGGTCTTGATGCTTTTGATGAAAATGATCAACCGACACAGATAAATGCCATATTTCAATTTTATCATCTGATGGTAGGCATTGGAATGATGCTCATAGGATTGTCCTTAATAGGCTCCTTTTTACTATGGAAGAATCAATTATACAATCATAAATGGCTCTTATGGATTTTTGTTTTTGCAGTGATCTTACCTCAATTAGCGAATCAATTTGGTTGGTTTGCAGCCGAAATGGGGCGTCAACCATGGGTGGTTTATGGTTTATTGAGAACTTCAGATGCCTTATCAAGGTCTGTTAGAGCAGAACAAGTATTGTTTTCATTGATCATGTTTACCTTCATCTATACATTATTGTTTGCCTTATTTATTTACCTATTGAATAAGAAAATCAAACATGGTCCAGATGATAGTGAATTGATCGATCATAGAATACATCAAAAAGACA